One window of the Primulina eburnea isolate SZY01 chromosome 18, ASM2296580v1, whole genome shotgun sequence genome contains the following:
- the LOC140819836 gene encoding inorganic pyrophosphatase 1-like, producing MAGIVVVFDFDKTIIETDSDNWVVDELGATDLFDQLLPTMPWNSLMDWMMIELNERGKTIEDIKQVLRTVPIHPRIVPAIKTARALGCDLRIVSDANNFFIETILDHLGIKDCFSEINTNPSHRDNEGRLRISPYVDFKSSLHGCNNPCPPNMCKGMIIETIKCSIAKQGKKRMIYLGDGIGDFCPSLKLEEGDFMMPRKNFPAWDLIRENQGRVKAEIHEWVDGGELESTLLKLIEKIRIQESSVQSLMVGSKFGNIPMAAHESSPHVLRVHQ from the exons ATGGCCGGAATCGTGGTGGTTTTCGACTTCGACAAGACGATCATCGAGACCGACAGCGATAATTGGGTGGTGGACGAACTTGGCGCCAccgatttgttcgatcagcttctgCCCACCATGCCTTGGAATTCACTCATG GATTGGATGATGATAGAGCTTAACGAACGAGGAAAAACCATTGAAGACATCAAACAAGTGCTGAGGACGGTTCCAATACATCCTAGGATAGTCCCTGCAATCAAAACTGCTCGTGCTTTAGG GTGTGATCTGAGGATAGTTAGTGATGCGAACAATTTCTTCATCGAGACGATTCTTGATCACCTCGGAATAAAGGATTGCTTCTCTGAGATCAACACGAACCCGAGCCACCGGGACAATGAAGGGAGGTTGAGGATTTCTCCGTACGTTGATTTCAAGTCGTCTCTCCATGGTTGCAATAATCCTTGCCCTCCAAACATgtgcaag GGTATGATTATCGAAACGATCAAATGCTCTATAGCCAAACAAGGGAAGAAAAGGATGATATATCTTGGTGACGGCATCGGCGATTTCTGCCCGAGTTTGAAGCTGGAGGAAGGGGACTTTATGATGCCAAGAAAGAATTTCCCGGCGTGGGATTTGATACGCGAAAATCAGGGACGTGTCAAAGCAGAAATCCATGAATGGGTGGATGGAGGAGAGCTAGAAAGTACTCTACTAAAACTTATAGAAAAAATCAGGATTCAAGAAAGCTCGGTTCAATCTTTGATGGTGGGCAGTAAGTTCGGCAACATTCCAATGGCAGCACATGAGAGCAGCCCCCATGTTCTTCGAGTTCATCAATAG
- the LOC140819372 gene encoding putative hydrolase C777.06c isoform X2, whose product MVVPIPFGIVRPIPSSWIQLTRTINPLYLYTRAPLSILRNGSTRFGSIFQASLHSSYASDPGRAQVSLDQSEIIFIGTGTSEGIPRVCFKAAEPGNRNKRLNTSLLIRLPRPLGECNILIDAGKFFYQSALRWFPTYGIRTIDAVIITHSHADAIGGLDDLRDWTNNVQPSVPIYTTLRDFEVMNKTHYYLVDKSGVTPGAAVSDLQFNVIQEEPFSVNDLQFIPLPVWHGRGYRSLGFRFGNICYISDVSEIPEDTYPLLENCEILIMDALRPDRSSSTHFGLPQALEEVRKIRPKRTLFTGMMHLMDHDEVNSNLVKLKETEGLDVQLSYDGLRVPVSL is encoded by the exons ATGGTTGTACCTATCCCTTTCGGTATTGTACGTCCGATTCCTTCTTCATGGATCCAGCTGACTCGTACGATCAACCCGCTTTATCTTTACACAAGGGCACCATTATCGATTTTAAGAAATGGGTCGACTCGCTTTGGCTCTATTTTTCAGGCTTCCCTCCATTCAA GTTATGCTAGTGATCCTGGACGAGCTCAAGTTTCTTTAGACCAATCTGAAATCATTTTTATTGGAACCGGGACTAGTGAAGGGATTCCACGT GTTTGCTTCAAGGCTGCAGAACCGGGTAACAGAAATAAGAGACTTAACACAAGCCTCCTCATCCGCTTACCAAGGCCATTGGGAGAATGTAACATTCTTATTGATGCCGGCAA GTTTTTCTATCAAAGTGCTCTGAGATGGTTCCCGACTTATGG GATAAGAACAATTGATGCCGTTATTATTACACATTCTCATGCTGATGCAATTGGAG GTTTGGACGATCTTCGTGACTGGACAAATAATGTTCAGCCTTCTGTTCCAATTTATACTACATTGCGTGACTTTGAG GTGATGAATAAAACTCATTATTATTTGGTAGATAAAAGTGGTGTGACACCTGGTGCTGCAGTTTCAGACTTGCAGTTTAACGTCATACAAGAAGAGCCATTCTCAGTAAATGATCTTCAG TTTATTCCCTTACCAGTCTGGCATGGCCGCGGTTATCGTTCTTTGGGTTTTCGTTTTGGCAATATTTGTTATATTAG TGATGTTAGTGAAATACCCGAAGATACGTATCCTCTTCTCGAGAACTGTGAAATTCTTATTATG GATGCTCTGAGACCAGATCGATCTTCTTCAACACATTTTGGACTCCCGCAA GCATTGGAGGAGGTTCGAAAAATCAGACCAAAAAGAACACTTTTCACAG GCATGATGCATCTCATGGATCACGATGAAGTGAACTCAAATCTCGTGAAGTTGAAGGAGACCGAAGGACTTGATGTTCAACTTAGCTACGATGGACTCCGTGTGCCGGTATCTCTATAA
- the LOC140819372 gene encoding putative hydrolase C777.06c isoform X1 — MVVPIPFGIVRPIPSSWIQLTRTINPLYLYTRAPLSILRNGSTRFGSIFQASLHSSYASDPGRAQVSLDQSEIIFIGTGTSEGIPRVSCLTNPNKTCPVCFKAAEPGNRNKRLNTSLLIRLPRPLGECNILIDAGKFFYQSALRWFPTYGIRTIDAVIITHSHADAIGGLDDLRDWTNNVQPSVPIYTTLRDFEVMNKTHYYLVDKSGVTPGAAVSDLQFNVIQEEPFSVNDLQFIPLPVWHGRGYRSLGFRFGNICYISDVSEIPEDTYPLLENCEILIMDALRPDRSSSTHFGLPQALEEVRKIRPKRTLFTGMMHLMDHDEVNSNLVKLKETEGLDVQLSYDGLRVPVSL; from the exons ATGGTTGTACCTATCCCTTTCGGTATTGTACGTCCGATTCCTTCTTCATGGATCCAGCTGACTCGTACGATCAACCCGCTTTATCTTTACACAAGGGCACCATTATCGATTTTAAGAAATGGGTCGACTCGCTTTGGCTCTATTTTTCAGGCTTCCCTCCATTCAA GTTATGCTAGTGATCCTGGACGAGCTCAAGTTTCTTTAGACCAATCTGAAATCATTTTTATTGGAACCGGGACTAGTGAAGGGATTCCACGTGTGAGCTGCCTTACTAATCCCAATAAGACATGCCCA GTTTGCTTCAAGGCTGCAGAACCGGGTAACAGAAATAAGAGACTTAACACAAGCCTCCTCATCCGCTTACCAAGGCCATTGGGAGAATGTAACATTCTTATTGATGCCGGCAA GTTTTTCTATCAAAGTGCTCTGAGATGGTTCCCGACTTATGG GATAAGAACAATTGATGCCGTTATTATTACACATTCTCATGCTGATGCAATTGGAG GTTTGGACGATCTTCGTGACTGGACAAATAATGTTCAGCCTTCTGTTCCAATTTATACTACATTGCGTGACTTTGAG GTGATGAATAAAACTCATTATTATTTGGTAGATAAAAGTGGTGTGACACCTGGTGCTGCAGTTTCAGACTTGCAGTTTAACGTCATACAAGAAGAGCCATTCTCAGTAAATGATCTTCAG TTTATTCCCTTACCAGTCTGGCATGGCCGCGGTTATCGTTCTTTGGGTTTTCGTTTTGGCAATATTTGTTATATTAG TGATGTTAGTGAAATACCCGAAGATACGTATCCTCTTCTCGAGAACTGTGAAATTCTTATTATG GATGCTCTGAGACCAGATCGATCTTCTTCAACACATTTTGGACTCCCGCAA GCATTGGAGGAGGTTCGAAAAATCAGACCAAAAAGAACACTTTTCACAG GCATGATGCATCTCATGGATCACGATGAAGTGAACTCAAATCTCGTGAAGTTGAAGGAGACCGAAGGACTTGATGTTCAACTTAGCTACGATGGACTCCGTGTGCCGGTATCTCTATAA
- the LOC140819736 gene encoding protein indeterminate-domain 7-like, translated as MMKSLASIQQTPVEENMSNLTTASGEASVSSSNRNDNGGMYNPLYNFPPTNQPQPQPIKKKRNQPGHPDPDAEVIALSPRTLLATNRFVCEICKKGFQRDQNLQLHRRGHNLPWKLKQRTSNEIRKKVYVCPESSCIHHDPSRALGDLTGIKKHFCRKHGEKKWKCEKCSRRYAVQSDWKAHSKICGTKEYRCDCGTIFSRRDSFITHRAFCDALAEENARNITIPFQVGAGASSHHTNHQQIRSQFNNNTNEQLPFPIKKEQQHQNFSLRPEIPPRLSCTSFLGPQPIDLISSTTPSSVSLFQDFQHNQDHHHHDQNLNPNPNPSNSLGSTALPPYHHPQPPSPHLSATALLQKAAQIGAKGISNQCASPAGVFIRPHQTHMSASYSGQNIIAGFGLNLSSRDEFINGLTSFGNKAAAMTGGASTGPGASGGDTGNNNNITNNDPLSSSTSSFLHEMIMNNPEHPLISSSTGFDGDMHAFGGIFNHPVAVKEVWGANEGGGNDGLTRDFLGLRPLSRSEILSLSNCMNNSPGAACAQNNDGNQT; from the exons atgatgaaaagtTTGGCATCAATTCAACAAACTCCTGTGGAAGAAAACATGTCTAACTTGACTACTGCATCTGGTGAAGCTAGTGTTTCTTCAAGTAACAGGAACGACAATGGTGGAATGTACAATCCACTGTATAATTTTCCTCCCACAAATCAACCACAGCCACAGCCAATCAAGAAAAAGAGAAACCAACCAGGCCATccag ACCCTGATGCAGAAGTAATAGCTTTGTCACCGAGAACCCTTTTGGCAACCAACAGATTTGTGTGTGAAATCTGCAAAAAAGGGTTTCAAAGAGACCAAAACCTGCAGCTTCACAGAAGAGGTCACAATCTGCCATGGAAGCTGAAGCAGAGAACAAGCAACGAGATAAGGAAAAAAGTGTATGTTTGCCCAGAAAGCAGCTGTATCCACCATGATCCATCCAGGGCATTGGGAGATTTGACAGGAATTAAGAAGCACTTTTGCAGAAAACATGGGGAGAAGAAATGGAAGTGTGAGAAATGCTCAAGGAGGTATGCGGTTCAATCAGACTGGAAAGCACACTCAAAGATTTGTGGCACCAAGGAATACAGATGTGACTGTGGAACTATCTTCTCCAG GAGAGATAGCTTTATCACGCACAGAGCCTTTTGTGATGCTCTAGCAGAAGAAAATGCAAGAAATATCACAATCCCATTTCAAGTTGGCGCAGGTGCTTCTTCTCATCACACGAATCACCAACAAATTCGATCCCAATTCAATAATAATACAAATGAGCAGCTCCCATTTCCCATCAAGAAAGAGCAACAACATCAAAATTTCAGCCTGAGGCCAGAGATCCCACCACGGCTATCTTGCACATCATTTCTTGGCCCACAGCCCATTGACCTCATCAGCAGTACCACTCCATCATCAGTATCACTCTTTCAAGATTTTCAGCACAACCAAGATCATCATCATCATGATCAGAATCTGAATCCAAACCCTAACCCTAGCAACAGCCTGGGCTCCACCGCCCTACCCCCCTACCACCACCCCCAACCACCCTCTCCGCACCTCTCAGCAACTGCATTGCTGCAGAAAGCAGCACAGATTGGCGCAAAAGGCATCAGCAACCAATGTGCATCACCCGCGGGTGTGTTTATCAGGCCCCACCAAACTCACATGTCCGCTTCTTATTCTGGTCAAAATATAATAGCTGGATTTGGTTTAAACTTGTCTTCACGTGATGAGTTTATCAATGGCTTGACTTcatttggtaataaagctgcaGCAATGACAGGTGGTGCTAGTACAGGACCAGGTGCATCAGGAGGTGACACTGGCAACAACAATAACATTACTAATAATGACCCTCTTTCTTCTTCGACTTCTTCTTTCCTACATGAAATGATAATGAACAACCCCGAGCATCCTCTAATTTCTTCAAGCACTGGATTTGATGGAGACATGCATGCATTTGGTGGAATCTTTAATCATCCTGTGGCAGTAAAGGAAGTTTGGGGTGCGAATGAAGGTGGTGGAAACGATGGATTGACAAGGGATTTCTTGGGACTCAGGCCTTTGTCTCGAAGTGAAATTCTGAGTTTGAGCAACTGCATGAACAACAGTCCTGGTGCTGCATGTGCTCAGAATAATGATGGAAATCAAACGTAA
- the LOC140819357 gene encoding chaperonin CPN60-like 2, mitochondrial: MYRAAAAAIASSFRSSTSRNLVKVCSRVVSSRNYVAKDISFGTGARAAMLAGVDELAEAVKVTMGPKGRNVIIQKSRRNPQVTKDGVTVAKSINFLDKAKNVGADLVKQVAEATNKVAGDGTTCATVLTQAIFKEGCKSVAAGVNVMDLRKGINMAVDAVIADLKSGALMISTPEEITQVATISANGESEIGEMIAQAMEKVGKEGVITVADGNTMDNELEVVEGMKLARGYISPYFVTDEKTKKCELENPLILIHEKKISDMEALVRVLELTVKRNRPLLIVAEDVESESLTMLVLNKHHGGLKVCAIKSPGFGDNRRANLEDLAILTGGEIISAEYGTSLNKVQIDMLGSAKKVTVSVDDTLILHGGGNKKLIEERCEQLRTAFETSTAVFDKEKAQERLSKLSGGVAVFKVGGGSEAEVGERKDRVTDALNATRAAVEEGIVPGGGIALLYATRVLKDLQTANEDQRRGVEIIENALKAPTSTIASNAGVDGALVVGKLLEQDDLNLGYDAASGEYVNMVKAGIIDPVKLIRTALLDAASVSILLTTTEAAVVDSKCEKNPLRNRMPNMDDMGY, from the exons ATGTACAGAGCCGCCGCTGCTGCTATTGCTTCGTCATTCAG GTCATCTACCTCCAGGAACTTAGTCAAG GTATGTAGTAGAGTTGTTTCTAGCAGAAATTATGTTGCCAAGGACATTAGCTTTGGGACCGGAGCTCGGGCAGCTATGCTAGCTGGAGTTGATGAGCTCGCCGAAGCAGTAAAAGTGACCATGGGTCCAAAG GGCCGCAACGTAATTATTCAGAAAAGTAGAAGGAACCCCCAGGTGACAAAGGATGGTGTTACTGTAGCCAAAAGCATAAATTTTTTGGATAAGGCAAAAAATGTCGGCGCGGATCTTGTGAAGCAGGTCGCGGAGGCAACAAATAAGGTTGCTGGTGATG GTACCACTTGTGCTACTGTGCTCACTCAGGCAATATTCAAAGAAGGATGCAAATCAGTGGCTGCCGGTGTAAATGTGATGGACCTGCGCAAAGGTATCAATATGGCTGTTGATGCTGTTATTGCAGATTTGAAGAGCGGAGCACTCATGATTAGCACCCCCGAAGAAATTACACAG GTGGCCACTATCTCTGCAAATGGTGAAAGTGAAATTGGTGAAATGATAGCACAGGCTATGGAGAAAGTTGGGAAGGAAGGAGTCATTACAGTTGCG GATGGTAATACCATGGATAATGAGTTGGAAGTGGTGGAAGGGATGAAGCTAGCCCGTGGTTATATCTCTCCTTATTTTGTTACTGATGAAAAAACCAAAAAATGC GAACTTGAAAATCCTTTAATCCTAATCCATGAGAAGAAAATTTCGGACATGGAAGCACTTGTTAGAGTATTGGAACTGACCGTGAAG AGAAACCGACCTCTATTAATTGTTGCAGAAGACGTGGAAAGCGAGTCACTTACTATGCTTGTCCTCAACAAGCATCATGGAGGTCTGAAG gtTTGTGCTATCAAATCTCCTGGTTTTGGAGATAACAGAAGAGCAAATTTAGAAGATCTTGCCATTCTCACAGGAGGAGAG ATTATAAGTGCAGAATATGGAACTAGTCTGAACAAAGTTCAGATTGATATGCTTGGTTCCGCTAAAAAG GTAACAGTTTCAGTTGATGACACTTTAATTCTACATGGAGGAGGGAATAAGAAACTGATTGAAGAAAGGTGCGAGCAG TTAAGAACTGCTTTTGAGACCAGTACTGCAGTGTTTGACAAGGAGAAAGCACAAGAAAGGCTGTCAAAATTGTCTGGAGGTGTTGCAGTTTTCAAG GTTGGAGGGGGTAGTGAAGCAGAAGTTGGAGAAAGGAAGGATAGGGTGACAGATGCTCTTAATGCAACAAGGGCTGCTGTGGAGGAGGGCATTGTTCCTG GGGGTGGCATTGCTCTTTTGTATGCCACTAGAGTTCTTAAGGACCTTCAAACTGCGAATGAGGACCAAAGAAGAGGCGTTGAAATAATTGAGAACGCTCTAAAG GCACCTACTTCTACTATAGCATCAAATGCTGGTGTTGATGGAGCTCTTGTTGTAGGCAAGCTATTGGAACAAGATGATCTGAATTTGGGCTATGATGCTGCATCAG GTGAATATGTTAACATGGTAAAGGCTGGAATCATAGATCCTGTGAAACTTATTAGAACAGCTTTGTTAGATGCTGCAAG TGTCTCCATTCTATTGACTACCACCGAGGCAGCCGTCGTGGACTCTAAATGTGAGAAAAATCCCCTTAGAAATCGCATGCCGAACATGGATGACATGGGGTATTGA
- the LOC140819941 gene encoding protein HOTHEAD-like yields the protein MVLQFFWLITTLLTCSQGIQEEHPAQYRYPFIKPASSFSSSATWQPQSSGAAAFDYIIVGGGTAGCPLAATLSQSYSVLLLERGGTPFANANVSFMQNFHISLADVSPTSASQEFISTDGVFNSRARVLGGGTCINAGFYSRASPSYTDRVGWDAELVNESYQWIEKQIVHRPSLPPWQRAIRDSLVEVGISPFNGFTYDHVYGTKIGGTIFDRFGRRHTAAELLASANPENLHVLVYATVQKIEFDTSGARPKAIGVIFNDENGNTHNAFLLKTPGSEIIMSSGAIGSPHLLLLSGIGPRAELESFNISVVLENEFVGKGMADNPLNTIFVPTNEPVEQSLIQTVGITKSGVYIEASSGFGQSPDSIHWDHGIASAEIGQLSTIPPKQRTHDAIQGYRERKRNLPHEAFQGGFILEKVAWPLSTGQISLANTNIDDNPLVTFNYFSHPEDVARCVDGIRIIEKILRSKPFTNFTQCDKETMERLINTSVQANVNLIPKHTNDTKSLEQFCKDTVITIWHYHGGCHVGKVVSSDYKLLGADNLRVIDGSTFYNSPGTNPQATVMMMGRYMGVKILRERLGTAAGSSLRISNNYK from the exons ATGGTGCTTCAGTTCTTCTGGTTGATCACCACTTTGCTCACTTGCTCTCAAG GTATACAAGAGGAACACCCGGCCCAATACCGCTATCCCTTTATCAAACCCGCCAGCTCATTCTCCTCCTCCGCCACATGGCAGCCTCAGAGCAGCGGGGCTGCCGCGTTCGACTACATTATCGTGGGCGGCGGCACCGCTGGATGTCCCCTCGCCGCCACCCTCTCCCAAAGCTACAGTGTGTTGCTGTTGGAAAGAGGAGGGACCCCATTCGCAAACGCTAATGTCTCCTTCATGCAGAATTTTCACATCTCGCTGGCGGACGTCTCGCCCACCTCCGCATCTCAGGAGTTTATCTCCACCGATGGGGTATTCAATTCTAGAGCCAGAGTTTTGGGAGGAGGCACTTGTATCAATGCTGGTTTTTATTCCCGGGCAAGCCCGAG TTACACTGACAGAGTAGGCTGGGATGCTGAGTTAGTAAATGAGTCATATCAGTGGATAGAGAAGCAAATAGTCCATCGGCCATCGCTACCGCCATGGCAAAGAGCGATCAGAGATAGCCTGGTAGAAGTTGGGATATCACCTTTCAACGGATTCACCTATGATCACGTGTATGGTACCAAAATTGGTGGAACAATCTTTGACAGATTTGGACGCCGCCACACGGCAGCTGAGCTTCTTGCTTCGGCTAATCCtgaaaatctgcatgttttggTATATGCGACAGTTCAGAAAATCGAGTTTGACACTTCAG GGGCAAGGCCTAAGGCCATTGGAGTTATCTTCAACGATGAAAACGGGAATACGCACAACGCATTTCTCTTAAAGACGCCAGGGAGTGAAATTATCATGTCGTCTGGTGCAATTGGTAGCCCTCACCTGCTGTTGCTCAGTGGCATTGGTCCGAGGGCTGAACTCGAAAGCTTCAACATCTCTGTAGTGCTTGAGAATGAGTTTGTCGGAAAGGGCATGGCTGATAACCCTCTCAACACAATTTTTGTTCCAACTAATGAGCCAGTCGAACAGTCCCTCATACAAACAGTTGGAATTACAAAGTCGGGAGTCTACATTGAAGCCAGCAGTGGCTTTGGACAGTCACCCGATAGCATTCATTGGGACCATGGAATTGCTTCCGCAGAA ATTGGTCAGTTGTCGACTATTCCTCCAAAGCAAAGGACACATGATGCCATTCAAGGCTACAGAGAAAGGAAGAGAAACCTCCCACATGAAGCTTTTCAAGGAGGTTTCATCCTGGAAAAAGTTGCCTGGCCCCTGTCAACAGGCCAAATCAGCCTAGCGAACACGAATATTGACGACAACCCTTTGGTCACCTTCAACTACTTTAGCCATCCTGAGGATGTGGCACGCTGTGTAGATGGTATACGCATCATAGAGAAGATTCTTCGGTCGAAACCGTTCACCAACTTCACGCAGTGTGACAAGGAAACGATGGAGAGGCTGATCAACACAAGTGTGCAAGCCAATGTCAACCTCATTCCCAAGCATACCAACGACACCAAATCATTGGAGCAGTTTTGCAAAGACACAGTCATTACTATCTGGCATTACCATGGAGGGTGTCATGTGGGCAAGGTGGTGAGCTCTGATTATAAACTTCTTGGAGCCGACAATCTTCGTGTTATCGATGGTTCGACATTCTACAATTCTCCTGGGACTAATCCTCAAGCCACGGTCATGATGATGGGCAG GTATATGGGAGTTAAGATACTGAGGGAAAGATTAGGAACAGCAGCAGGATCGAGTTTAAGGATCAGCAACAATTACAAGTAG